A single Curtobacterium sp. MCJR17_020 DNA region contains:
- a CDS encoding LacI family DNA-binding transcriptional regulator — protein MDEPATALGASPSRGGVTRRSRPTLAAVARAAGVAPSTASLAFSGSGPVSEDAKARVLAAAAELGYGGPDPRARSLRRGRSGVIGVVMDERLSDAFRDPVNVLTLDGIAEVAGAAGASLLLVRSPLDDEQGAGPLVDAPMDAVVLVGCNVRIDPAVAVLRRRQIPVVAIEADEIEGAVPVQLDNRDASRRAAAYLQDLGHADVTVVTLPLDAARRRGPVDDDRFASGIAFTTLERLRGVREVYPSAVAVETAGSSVEEGRLAGVELFAADGPRPTAVIAQSDLIAVGVISAALDAGLRVPEDVSVVGFDGITVDDSLLHRTPIRHLTTLVQPFVQKGQAAARAALAMLEGAEPQPASFTSELRVGDTTGSPPTSR, from the coding sequence ATGGACGAACCGGCAACAGCACTCGGCGCGTCGCCTTCCCGCGGCGGAGTCACCCGTCGGTCGCGCCCGACGCTGGCCGCGGTCGCCCGTGCCGCCGGTGTCGCGCCGTCGACGGCCTCGCTCGCGTTCAGCGGCAGCGGCCCGGTGTCCGAGGACGCCAAGGCACGAGTCCTCGCCGCTGCCGCCGAGCTCGGGTACGGCGGTCCCGATCCCCGTGCGCGTTCGCTCCGCCGAGGCCGTTCCGGCGTCATCGGCGTCGTGATGGACGAGCGCCTGAGCGATGCCTTCCGCGACCCGGTGAACGTCCTGACGCTCGACGGCATCGCCGAGGTCGCCGGGGCTGCGGGGGCTTCGCTCTTGCTGGTCCGGAGTCCGCTCGACGATGAGCAGGGTGCCGGCCCGCTGGTGGATGCCCCGATGGACGCCGTCGTGCTCGTGGGGTGCAACGTCCGGATTGACCCGGCCGTGGCGGTGCTGCGGCGTCGGCAGATCCCCGTCGTCGCGATCGAGGCGGACGAGATCGAGGGTGCCGTGCCCGTCCAGCTCGACAACCGGGATGCCTCACGCCGTGCTGCTGCGTACCTGCAGGACCTCGGGCACGCCGACGTCACGGTGGTGACGCTGCCGCTCGATGCTGCTCGCCGGCGGGGGCCGGTTGACGACGACCGCTTCGCCTCGGGCATCGCGTTCACCACGCTCGAACGGCTCCGCGGTGTGCGCGAGGTCTACCCCTCCGCCGTGGCGGTCGAGACTGCTGGCAGTTCGGTGGAAGAAGGACGTCTGGCTGGTGTCGAGCTGTTCGCCGCGGACGGGCCACGGCCGACCGCGGTCATCGCGCAGAGTGACCTGATCGCCGTCGGGGTGATCTCGGCTGCCCTCGACGCCGGGCTGCGGGTGCCCGAGGACGTCAGCGTCGTCGGGTTCGACGGCATCACGGTGGACGACAGCCTGTTGCACCGGACCCCGATCCGGCACCTGACCACACTCGTGCAGCCGTTCGTGCAGAAGGGACAGGCCGCCGCTCGTGCTGCGCTGGCCATGCTCGAGGGGGCGGAGCCGCAGCCGGCGTCGTTCACGTCGGAGTTGCGGGTGGGGGACACGACGGGGTCGCCGCCGACTTCGCGTTGA